The Algoriphagus sp. TR-M9 genome has a window encoding:
- a CDS encoding SusC/RagA family TonB-linked outer membrane protein — MYKTIYPKSRALPPWLDVKGFVLPMLLLLIFAGSAFAQSRNVSGTITSSTGEAMPGVNVLIKGTTTGTASDIDGNFSLTVPSDESILVFSFIGYTSKEVRVGNSSQLSVVLEEDLSSLSEVVVVGYGTQERAKVTGAISSVGSEEIRALPVPSLASALQGRAAGVAVTNTGSPGTNPLVRIRGIGTVGNNDPLYVIDGMPAGGLNQINPADIESIEVLKDASTAAIYGSRGANGVILVTTKKGKAGKPLVSVDGYYGSQNAWKTLDLLNRDQYIAFGRDLLGNAGEDAPARFDDLGEFANNDIDYQDEMFRSAPIQDYNVSVAGGTDNVLYNFSVGYFSQEGIMRGTGFERISVRSNTEFKINDRIKIGETLTVAYSDRNNEPFSGGRSQLEHIVKSVPYIPVRDASRLGGFRAPDRVDGSDPENPVLNASLRRNNTVDYKILGSAYITVNILKGLDYKLLVGMDLGLGNTFDYTPAFNAGDFSIQPFAAIGQTRSTFVSPLISNQFTYNRDFGKHHIDLLGVIERQTSTFTSLNGTGQNSLTNEVKELQGVENQTTSSTRTEYGLISYVGRVNYDYAQKYLVSASIRRDGGSRFGPDNKWGTFPSLSLGWRISEEGFMQGLDAVSDLKLRASYGETGNDRIGDYVYQATINSNLFYNFDENLLTGSTISALANADLKWETTIMKNIGLDLGLFNDQFTLALEWYENTTEDMILGVPIPPSLGYDGAPVANVGTVKNTGFEITAGYELRSGDFQMAIDGNMGFVSNELVSLGSGNTIFGPNFQGDAMTLTEEGQPIAYFYGWIADGIFQSGEDTSQQPDAEAGDIRFRDINNDGVINADDRTNLGHYLPDFTYGLNMNASYKGFDFTMFWQGVSGNEIFNNLRYHTEGMTRLFGASAVVLDRWTPNNTDTNVPRAISGDPNRNARASSRFVEDGSYLRLKNISLGYSIPSSLLDAWSKGNISKVRVYVSAQNLLTFTDYSGYDPEISVRTGINSSLGTGIDYGQFPAARTIMGGIQLAF, encoded by the coding sequence CCAATGCTCCTGCTATTGATTTTTGCAGGAAGTGCCTTTGCCCAAAGCAGAAATGTAAGCGGCACCATCACATCCTCAACCGGGGAGGCCATGCCCGGAGTTAACGTGCTAATTAAAGGTACCACCACAGGTACAGCCTCTGACATTGACGGCAATTTTAGCTTAACAGTCCCTTCGGACGAATCCATCTTAGTATTCTCATTTATCGGCTACACTTCTAAGGAAGTTCGTGTAGGAAATTCTTCCCAGCTCTCTGTGGTATTGGAAGAAGACCTTTCTTCACTTTCTGAGGTTGTAGTAGTAGGGTATGGTACACAGGAGCGGGCAAAAGTCACCGGTGCCATTTCATCGGTAGGCTCAGAGGAAATCCGTGCGCTGCCAGTCCCTAGTTTGGCCTCTGCCCTACAAGGTAGAGCTGCCGGGGTGGCTGTGACCAATACCGGATCTCCAGGTACCAATCCACTGGTGAGAATACGGGGTATAGGTACAGTTGGAAACAATGATCCCCTATATGTAATTGACGGTATGCCAGCAGGCGGGCTCAACCAAATCAACCCAGCCGATATTGAATCTATTGAAGTATTAAAAGATGCCTCCACTGCTGCCATTTATGGTTCCAGAGGTGCAAATGGGGTAATCCTCGTGACCACCAAAAAAGGAAAAGCCGGTAAGCCTCTAGTGTCCGTAGATGGATATTATGGTTCACAAAATGCCTGGAAAACGCTGGATCTACTAAATAGAGACCAGTACATCGCATTTGGGCGTGATTTACTTGGTAATGCAGGCGAAGACGCCCCGGCAAGATTTGATGACCTGGGAGAGTTTGCCAATAATGACATCGATTACCAAGATGAGATGTTCCGCTCTGCTCCTATCCAGGACTATAATGTGAGTGTAGCTGGAGGTACGGACAATGTGCTCTATAACTTCTCTGTGGGATATTTCTCCCAAGAAGGAATTATGAGAGGAACCGGATTTGAAAGAATCTCAGTTCGATCCAATACAGAATTTAAGATCAACGATAGGATCAAAATAGGGGAAACCCTCACTGTAGCCTACTCTGATAGAAACAACGAACCTTTCTCCGGTGGACGTAGTCAGTTGGAGCATATCGTGAAATCCGTCCCTTACATTCCGGTAAGAGATGCCAGCAGACTTGGTGGATTTAGAGCACCAGATCGGGTAGATGGCTCAGATCCGGAAAACCCCGTGTTAAATGCTTCTCTGAGACGAAATAATACTGTGGACTACAAAATCTTAGGCTCTGCTTATATCACTGTGAATATCCTAAAAGGATTGGATTACAAGCTCCTTGTAGGAATGGACTTGGGATTAGGAAATACCTTTGACTATACTCCAGCATTCAATGCGGGTGATTTCAGTATCCAGCCTTTTGCAGCCATAGGTCAGACCAGATCTACTTTTGTCTCTCCATTGATCAGTAATCAATTCACTTATAATAGAGACTTTGGAAAGCACCATATTGACCTACTGGGAGTAATCGAAAGACAGACCTCCACCTTCACCTCGCTGAATGGAACCGGTCAAAACTCCCTCACCAATGAAGTGAAAGAACTTCAGGGTGTGGAAAACCAGACTACTTCAAGTACTAGAACAGAGTATGGCTTGATTTCTTACGTAGGTCGTGTGAACTATGATTATGCGCAGAAATACCTAGTCAGCGCTAGTATCCGACGAGATGGAGGATCCAGATTTGGTCCGGATAATAAATGGGGTACCTTCCCATCTCTTTCCTTGGGATGGAGAATTAGCGAAGAGGGCTTTATGCAAGGCCTGGATGCTGTGAGTGATTTAAAACTGCGTGCCAGTTATGGCGAGACAGGTAATGACCGAATCGGTGATTATGTGTACCAAGCCACTATTAATTCAAACTTGTTCTACAACTTTGATGAGAACCTGCTGACAGGTAGTACGATTTCAGCACTTGCAAATGCCGACCTGAAATGGGAAACTACCATCATGAAAAACATAGGTCTGGATTTAGGCTTATTCAATGACCAGTTCACGCTAGCTCTGGAATGGTACGAAAACACTACCGAGGATATGATCCTAGGTGTACCGATCCCTCCTTCATTGGGATATGACGGAGCCCCTGTGGCTAACGTAGGTACAGTGAAAAACACTGGATTTGAAATCACTGCAGGCTATGAGCTTAGATCTGGCGATTTTCAAATGGCAATTGACGGAAACATGGGATTTGTAAGCAATGAGCTGGTTTCTCTAGGTTCTGGTAACACCATCTTCGGTCCAAACTTCCAAGGAGATGCCATGACCCTGACAGAGGAAGGTCAACCTATTGCTTATTTCTACGGTTGGATTGCAGACGGAATTTTCCAAAGTGGAGAAGACACCAGTCAGCAGCCTGATGCAGAAGCAGGAGACATCAGATTCCGAGACATCAACAATGATGGTGTGATCAACGCAGATGACAGAACTAATCTAGGCCATTACCTTCCGGACTTCACCTATGGTTTGAACATGAATGCCTCTTACAAAGGCTTCGATTTCACTATGTTTTGGCAAGGTGTTTCTGGCAACGAAATCTTCAACAACCTACGCTATCACACGGAAGGGATGACCCGGCTTTTTGGCGCCAGTGCGGTGGTTTTGGATAGATGGACGCCAAACAATACCGATACTAATGTGCCAAGAGCAATCTCAGGCGACCCGAATAGAAACGCTAGAGCCAGTTCTAGATTTGTAGAAGATGGTTCTTATCTCAGACTGAAAAACATCTCATTGGGCTATAGTATCCCAAGCTCTTTATTAGATGCTTGGAGTAAAGGAAACATTTCAAAAGTAAGAGTGTATGTCTCCGCGCAAAACCTCCTGACTTTCACAGACTACTCAGGGTATGATCCCGAGATCTCTGTAAGAACAGGTATCAACTCCTCCTTAGGTACAGGTATTGACTACGGTCAGTTCCCAGCAGCGCGCACGATCATGGGAGGTATACAACTTGCATTTTAA